Within Cnuibacter physcomitrellae, the genomic segment CGCCCTCGTCGTAGCGCCGAGCGGCGGCGATGTCGACGCTCTCGCGCCATCCCGACGGGGCGGCGCCGAGGGCGCGCACGCGCGACACGAGCGCCTCGGTCGCGAGTCGCGCATCCGCCCGGACGAAGCCCGACACGAACGGATGCGTCGCGGTCTGCGCGATGTCGATCTGGTGCACGACCGTGCCGGGCCCGAACAGGTCGCCGAACCGCATCGTGAACTGGTTCAGGCCGGCGCCGACGACCACCGCCACGTCCGCGGTGCGGACCAGCTCCATCGCACCCGCCGCCCCGAATCCTCCGGCGACGCCGAGGTCGTAGCGGGTGTCGGGGAACACGCCCCGGCCGAGCGCCGTGGTGGCGGTGAGGGCTCCGGTCGCCTCGGCGAGCTCGCCCAGGGCTGCGCCCGCTCCGGCGAGCCATGCCCCGCGGCCGGCGAGGAGGACGGGACGCTCCGCCCGCGCGAGGTCGGCGGCGAGGGCGTCGAGTCGCGCCTCGGCCACCGGATGCGTCACGCCGACGGGCTCGGGGTGGCGCGGTTCGGGCGCCGGCGGCACCGGGCCGGCGTCGGCGTGGACGATGTCGTAGGGGATCGCGAGCACGACGGGCAGGCGGTACGCGAGCGCGTGCTCGACCGCGATGCCCACCGTCTCGGCGGCGTCGGTGCGGCCGACGGTGTAGGTGCGGGCGCCCACGGCGGACGCCAGCGCGATCTGGTCGACCCCCCACGGTCTCGGTCCCGACGTGGGCTCGTCTCCGACGACGAGGAGGAGGGGGACCCGGGCCTGCACGGCCTCGGCCAGGGCGGTCAGCGTGTTCGTGAAGCCGGCGCCGTAGGTCGCGGTGGCGGCGGCGAGTCGTCCGGAGGCGCGGTAGTGCGCATCCGCCGCCACGACTCCGGCGGCCTCGTGCCGCACCGCGGTGTAGACGACGTCGGTGTCGCGTTCGAGGGCGTCGAGGAAGTAGGCGTTCCCGTTCCCCATCACGCCGAACACGTGGTCGACGTAGGAGGCGAGGGTGGAGGCGACGTGCGCGGACACGGACGGCATGGCGGAGCCTTTCGAGACGGTACGGAGTGCGAGGGCCGTGTGTGTCTCGCCCGCTCCTGCGCCGGAGTGGCTGCGTGCCCATTTTTCGAGCACCGACGGCCGCGGCTTCCCAGCCCGCACATCCGCCTGACGCCGTCGAGTATACGACCGCCCGGACGTCGGACACGCGACGTTCACCTGGGCGGGGCATGATGAGGACGTGTCACAGCAGCAGTCACTCCGGGAGTACATCGAGCGTCTCCGCAGCGAGGGGTACAGCGTCGCGGACGGCCACACCGCCGATCCGGACCTGATCGACCCCCAGGGCAACCCGGTCTACACCTGGCAGGAGGGGTACCCGTACGAGACGCGCATGGAGCGCGACGCCTACGAGTACGAGAAGTACCTGCTGCAGATCGAGCTGCTGAAGTGCCAATACTGGATGGAGGACACCGGTCGCAAGGCGATCATCCTCTTCGAGGGCCGCGACGCCGCGGGCAAGGGCGGCACGATCAAGCGCTTCACCGAGCACCTCAACCCCCGCACCTCGCGGGTCGTCGCG encodes:
- a CDS encoding thiamine pyrophosphate-binding protein, whose protein sequence is MPSVSAHVASTLASYVDHVFGVMGNGNAYFLDALERDTDVVYTAVRHEAAGVVAADAHYRASGRLAAATATYGAGFTNTLTALAEAVQARVPLLLVVGDEPTSGPRPWGVDQIALASAVGARTYTVGRTDAAETVGIAVEHALAYRLPVVLAIPYDIVHADAGPVPPAPEPRHPEPVGVTHPVAEARLDALAADLARAERPVLLAGRGAWLAGAGAALGELAEATGALTATTALGRGVFPDTRYDLGVAGGFGAAGAMELVRTADVAVVVGAGLNQFTMRFGDLFGPGTVVHQIDIAQTATHPFVSGFVRADARLATEALVSRVRALGAAPSGWRESVDIAAARRYDEGDELAPDGRLDPRSAARAIARLLPEDRVVVSDGGHFLGWANMYWPVASPDRMLMVGTAYQSIGLGFGSVPGAAAAHPESTIVLTTGDGGGLMALADLESAVRSAGGRGIAVVWNDAAYGAEVNLYGLKGLAEGPMRIPEVDFAGLAASVGAEGVVVRRLEDLARLESWAAEPADSRPFLVLDLRISGSVIAPYQLEIVRVNS